A section of the Oryzias melastigma strain HK-1 linkage group LG2, ASM292280v2, whole genome shotgun sequence genome encodes:
- the LOC112160084 gene encoding insulin receptor substrate 2: protein MASPPATGGHLLSSGTNDVKKCGYLRKQKHGHRRFFVLREPTESSPARLEYYESEKKWRNKSAAKRVITLDSCLCVNKRADAKHKHLVALYTKDEYFAVAAENEQEQESWFRVLTDLIAEGKAFDSPASTSSLVGFEEASYGLLSSTTPVYKEVWQINLKSRGLGQTKNLTGVYRLCLSSRNISFVKLNSDTAAVTLQLMNIRRCGHSDNFFFIEVGRSAMTGPGEFWMQAEDSVVAQNIHETILEAMKAMKELSEFRPRSKSQSASTNPISVPTRRNLNNLPPSQTGLVRRSRTDSMAATSPGRKFTSCRIRTSSEGDGSVTRPVSMSISVSGSPTSPNAGNHLCGSHPLNSGRTCRMLESASNLHHSRSMPVSNSPPAASSPASSSPRLGTTMSTPDKARRPFSCSASISGSLSDTSFMLCEDFSSSPCEPKFLSLTRSDTPDSLSSTPPSRDTSDSYGYIVMEGSRCGGGVESLTNDKAYRKRTHSLTTPRQQRVTAPLSSASLDEYTLMRMARGQNSHSASPKVCYPEDYGDIEIGSSRSSSSNLGDDGYMPMTPGVAPPSGKGDNYVPMSPMCVSAPKQIVNPRVHPQTAVNGGYKTQSPCSGSLEDNGYMRMWCGSKASIESPDRQTEYMNMSPGNPPPLQTPPDCYLGLIAGEPLAVRPIYQSGSLTLPAKLQPRNEDDSQYVLMSPQSSRQRSGESDYYSVMQLTSPLSPSIPSPGRHNRAENLHYRGRLGRPNRLSLDTLRTLPSMNELPGEPRSPGEYINIDFSSGRSSPPSVTSTESQPSSLSSSGGGPGRSSLTDYINLELGSRSPRGADTHAERLDTLPELSSCPCSEDGEDQEDCGKTMLGDEVKSDYTEMTFGLTSSAPQLVCQNSTSARQLSREDQSVQERIGVFLLGATVDPDCSAKVVRANPQGRRRHSSETFSSTATVTPVFPSFARGDTVKRPSSVENISSRSSEGSDEESGSPVTRQSLTAFPAGLSYIAMNLLETSRDVEKCGDLVGFKPTSSCKGGINGLHSAPYACLGFKEAATTAKD from the exons atggCAAGCCCTCCGGCTACCGGAGGACACCTGTTATCCAGCGGGACTAATGACGTGAAGAAGTGCGGGTACCTGAGGAAACAGAAACACGGACACCGGCGCTTCTTCGTCCTCCGGGAGCCCACGGAGAGTTCACCCGCCCGCCTGGAGTACTATGAAAGCGAGAAGAAGTGGAGGAACAAGTCCGCCGCCAAGCGGGTCATCACTCTGGACTCCTGCTTGTGCGTAAACAAACGCGCCGACGCCAAACACAAGCACCTGGTCGCCCTCTACACCAAGGACGAGTACTTCGCCGTGGCTGCAGAAAACGAGCAGGAGCAGGAGAGCTGGTTCAGGGTTCTGACGGACCTCATAGCTGAAGGGAAAGCCTTTGACAGTCCAGCTTCTACATCCTCCTTGGTGGGGTTTGAGGAGGCCAGTTATGGGCTGCTTTCCTCCACAACACCTGTTTATAAGGAGGTGTGGCAGATCAACTTGAAGTCCAGAGGTTTGGGCCAGACCAAGAACCTCACCGGGGTCTACAGGTTGTGTTTGTCCAGCCGGAACATCAGCTTCGTGAAGCTGAACTCTGACACAGCTGCAGTCACACTGCAGCTCATGAACATCAGAAGGTGCGGCCACTCGGACAACTTCTTCTTCATAGAGGTGGGCCGGTCAGCCATGACCGGACCGGGTGAGTTCTGGATGCAGGCCGAGGACTCTGTGGTGGCCCAGAACATCCACGAGACCATACTGGAGGCCATGAAAGCCATGAAGGAGCTGTCTGAGTTCAGGCCCAGAAGCAAGAGCCAGTCCGCCAGCACCAACCCCATATCCGTGCCAACGCGGCGCAACCTTAACAACCTCCCCCCCAGCCAGACCGGCCTGGTGAGAAGGTCCAGAACAGACAGCATGGCCGCCACTTCTCCTGGAAGGAAGTTTACATCCTGCCGGATAAGAACATCCAGCGAAGGGGATGGAAGTGTGACGCGACCCGTGTCCATGTCCATATCGGTGAGTGGGAGTCCCACCAGCCCCAATGCTGGGAACCATCTCTGCGGTTCCCACCCCCTGAACAGTGGGCGCACCTGCAGGATGCTGGAGTCTGCCTCCAATCTCCATCACAGCCGCTCCATGCCCGTCTCCAACTCCCCTCCAGCTGCCTCCAGCCCAGCGAGCTCTTCTCCTCGGTTAGGGACCACCATGTCCACCCCCGACAAAGCCCGGCGGCCTTTCAGCTGCAGCGCCTCCATCTCCGGTTCCCTCAGCGACACCAGTTTTATGCTTTGTGAGGATTTCAGCTCCAGCCCATGTGAGCCAAAGTTCCTCTCCCTGACCCGTAGTGACACCCCAGACTCCCTGTCCAGCACACCACCATCCCGCGACACCAGCGACTCCTACGGTTACATCGTAATGGAGGGATCAAGGTGTGGCGGCGGGGTCGAAAGTCTTACTAATGACAAGGCTTATAGGAAGCGGACACACTCCCTGACGACACCACGTCAACAGAGGGTGACAGCGCCGCTGTCCTCTGCCTCCTTGGACGAATACACGCTCATGAGGATGGCTCGGGGACAGAACTCTCACTCCGCCTCCCCCAAAGTCTGCTACCCAGAGGACTATGGAGACATCGAGATCGGTTCATCCAGGAGCTCCAGTAGCAACCTTGGCGACGATGGTTACATGCCCATGACACCAGGCGTAGCACCTCCGTCTGGCAAAGGTGACAACTATGTACCCATGAGCCCGATGTGCGTATCTGCGCCAAAACAAATCGTAAACCCAAGGGTGCATCCCCAGACAGCGGTCAACGGCGGCTACAAGACCCAGTCGCCCTGCAGCGGCTCCCTGGAGGACAATGGCTACATGAGGATGTGGTGTGGCTCCAAAGCTTCCATCGAGAGCCCCGACAGGCAGACCGAATACATGAACATGTCCCCTGGAAACCCGCCTCCTCTGCAGACCCCACCTGATTGTTACCTGGGCCTGATTGCTGGTGAGCCGTTGGCAGTTCGACCGATCTATCAGAGCGGTTCCCTCACGCTTCCTGCCAAGCTTCAGCCCAGGAATGAAGATGACAGCCAGTATGTGCTCATGAGCCCCCAGAGCTCCCGGCAACGGTCAGGGGAGTCAGACTATTACTCAGTGATGCAGCTGACTTCACCGCTGAGTCCCTCCATCCCCTCGCCAGGCAGACACAACCGAGCAGAGAACCTACATTACCGGGGGAGGCTGGGCCGGCCTAACAGACTGTCTCTGGACACCCTGAGGACCCTGCCCAGCATGAATGAACTTCCCGGCGAGCCCAGGAGCCCCGGTGAGTACATCAACATCGACTTCAGCAGTGGTAGATCGTCGCCGCCCTCCGTCACCTCCACAGAGAGTCAGCCGTCATCGCTGAGCTCGAGTGGCGGGGGACCAGGGAGGTCGTCTCTGACAGACTACATCAATCTGGAGTTGGGCTCCCGATCGCCCAGGGGGGCTGACACTCATGCTGAGCGCCTGGACACACTCCCAGAGTTATCCTCCTGCCCCTGCTCTGAGGATGGAGAGGACCAAGAGGATTGTGGGAAAACCATGCTTGGGGATGAGGTGAAGAGTGACTACACTGAGATGACCTTTGGGTTGACCAGTTCTGCTCCTCAACTGGTTTGTCAGAACTCAACAAG TGCTAGGCAGCTCTCCCGGGAGGACCAAAGTGTCCAGGAGCGCATTGGGGTCTTCCTCCTCGGCGCCACAGTGGACCCAGACTGCTCCGCCAAGGTTGTCCGGGCCAACCCACAGGGGCGTCGGCGCCACAGCTCAGAAACCTTCTCCTCCACCGCTACGGTGACCCCGGTCTTCCCATCCTTCGCCCGCGGCGACACTGTGAAGAGGCCCAGTTCGGTGGAGAACATCTCGTCCCGGAGCAGTGAGGGCTCGGACGAGGAGTCCGGCAGCCCGGTGACCCGGCAGAGCCTGACCGCCTTCCCGGCCGGACTCAGCTACATCGCCATGAACCTGCTGGAAACCAGCAGGGATGTGGAGAAATGCGGAGACTTGGTGGGCTTTAAGCCCACCAGCAGCTGCAAAGGAGGCATCAATGGATTACACAGCGCGCCGTACGCCTGTCTGGGCTTTAAGGAGGCTGCAACCACTGCCAAAG ACTGA